In Sphingobacterium sp. SYP-B4668, the sequence GGATCGATGCCGATATTCGAAAATAACAAATTATACAACGTATCTTATCTCTGTCACCGCAGTGGAAAGGTAGATTCTTATCGCAAGATTCACATCACTCCAAATGAATTCAAATACTATGGAATGGTAGGAGGGAATGAAGTCAAGGTATTTGATACAGATTGCGGTAAAATCGGGTTGTTGATTTGTTATGATGTTGAATTTCCAGAATTGGGTCGTATTTTGGCCGATCAAGGGATGCAGATTCTGTTCGTCCCTTTTATGACCGATACACAGAATGGATATATCCGAGTACGCACCTGTGCCCAAGCGAGAGCAATTGAAAATGAATGCTATGTCGCAATAGCAGGTTCAGTAGGAAATCTACCAAGAGTTAATAATATGGATATACAATATTCACAATCCGCTGTATTTACCCCCTCGGACTTTGCATTTCCAAACAATGCCATAAAGGCCGAAGCTACTCCAAATGCCGAGATGGTATTGATTGCTGACGTCGACCTTTATGCCTTACGTGATCTGCATGAATATGGTACCGTCAAAGTGATGAAAGACAGGAGAAAAGACTTGTATGAGGTCAATTTGCTTAAATAAAGCAAAAGGGCAGTCCTCGGGCTTCCCTTTTGCTTCATTGTAAGAAATAGTGTCTTAGGCTACGTCACGTAAATCAACAGCCACTACTCTCGAAATCCCTTGCTCGACCATAGTCACCCCATAGATAACATCTGTACTGGCAATCGTCCGCTTATTATGTGATACTACAATAAACTGGGACTCATTGGAGAACTCTCGAATTATATTGTTGAATTTGTCAATATTAGTATCATCTAACGGAGCATCTACCTCGTCGAAGATACAGAATGGAGCAGGCTTCAAAAGATATAGTGAAAATAGTAAAGCTGTGGATGTCAAAGTCTTTTCACCACCAGAGAGTTGATTGATGGATAGCGGGCGTTTTCCCTTAGGTCTGGCAATGATATCAATGTCGGATTCCAGCGGATTGTTAGGGTCCGATAGTATCAGGTCACAGCTATCTTCTTCATTAAATAAGGAACGAAATACCCGAATGAAATTGTCCCGTATCGTATTGAATGCGCTCATGAACTTGTCCTTAGCCGTATCATCGATTTCCTTTATGGTGGCCATTAACGAATCTTTTGCTTCCAATAAGTCAGATTTTTCCTTCGTTATAAAATTCGAACGTTCGTTCATTTCATCATAAGCTTCTTTCGCCATGGGGTTGATGGAACCATATTCGTCGAGTTGTTTTTTGATTTTCTGACAGCTGATTTGTAAATGTTCTTGGGAAGCATCGGATTCTGGCGGTTCGTTTTCCAAAAGATCTTTAAGATCGATGTTAAATTCGACGGCAAGACGTTCTTTTAGACTATTGAGGTCAATCTGCAGTTTTGTCTTTTTATCTTTAATTTCGCCTATTAATACATCAGTAAGATCTTTAGACTTGCGCAATTGGGTGATTTGTTCTTCCAAATCGATAATGATTTTGCGGGAGCTATAGAAATCTTCCTCGATGTCGTTTAATCCTTTTTCCAAAGATTCCTTTTGCGCATACATAGCAATTAGGTCTTCGTCATTATGGTCGACATGCTGTAACGTATCTTTTATTTGCAGTTGTACCATGTCATGTTCGACGGTGTTTTTTTCAATTCTTTCCTCGAATGATTCTTTTTGTACTTCTCTATATTCTAGATCCTTCTGTATGCTGGATAATTTGTTCTGTTGTTGGTGAAAAAGAATATTTTGTTGATTGAATACCGCAGATTTATCGGTCAAAATATCCGAAACTTCATTAAAGTTTTCGTGAAGATCATTTAAACTAATTTCCTTTTGTTGAATTTCGATCTTAAGGTCTTGCAAAGATGGGTCCGCTTTCATCAAATCATTCGTGATATTGGTGATTTTCTCTTCAATATCTTGTTTCCGATTTTGACTATTCGTGATGAATGTTTGGTACTGCTCCTGCTTGGTTTTGACCGAGATAAGCTCGTTATTGAAACGGTTCAACTGTTGACGGAGTTCGTCAATGACCTCTTTTTGGGAATTATTTTTAAAAGTCGATAGTCGGGTTGTTTCCTCTACCTCCCGGTTTTGTAGATCTAATATCTGAATATTGAGCGTTTTGATTTCTTTTGCTAGGTTTTCCAAATTCTTGGCCCTACCGATTCTTTTACCTTCAAACAGTCCAACCGAACCACCCATTAACCCCAATTTATTTTTGGAAAATTTTCCCTCTTTATGAAGGATAACTCGTTCATCACTCGGTAACGCCGTATCTAAGTCCGCAATCTCTGGGTTTTTAATGATTACAACATGCTGAAGAAGCAATTGGCACAATGCCTTATATTTCTCATCAACGCTAATGATGTCCAGAGCCGAAATAAAACGCTCATCTGCTAATTCGGTGATAGCGGGAGCTTGTTGGATCGCTTCTAATACGAAAAAGTTGGCTCGCCCTCTTGCCGAATCACTTAAGAGCTGTATGGCTTGCACTGCATCTTGTTGCCTGTCCACTACGTAATGATTCATGATGGGCTCGAGGTAGTTTTCAATTGCTACACGATAATCTTCTTTACAAAAGAGGATGTCGGAGAATAGTGGGAATTGTTTTTTCCAACCTGCATTCTTTCTTAGAAAACGGATAGATTCAGGAAATCCCTCTAAGTTGTCTACCAAAGATTTAGTCAGATTGTATTCATTTTGTTTGGCATCCACAATACGATTTTGTCTATTTAACTCATCTTTAATTTCTTGAACCTTGAGCTCGGTCTGGGAAATTTGACTTTGCAATTCTGTCTCTAGTTGTAATGTAGATTCATACTGCTGTTGTTGAGCCTCGACCCGTCCTTCTAACTCTGCTACAGCAATATTGAATTGATTTAATTCGCTTTCCTTTGATGCTGTATCATTGACATTGCGAAGTGACTCTTGTTGAAGCGCATCCTTTTGGATATTAAGAATTGCTATCTCTTTTTCTAACTGATAGATTTTATTCTGAAGTTCACTTTTCTCTCTCTGGACGACATCTAGCTTCGCCTTTGCGGATTGCTGTTGTGCCCGCAATTCCTCTACGCCTGTCTTATTGGTTTGGAGGTCATCTTGGATTGAATCAAATTTGGCTTGTTCTTCAAATAGTTCTTCGTTCAGCCTTTTGATGTTATAAATTGCATGCTTGAGTTGCTGTTTGTCATTGGCCAATTCATTGGCCAACCTTGAATCCTTCTCTTGAAGGTGACGCATTTGTTCGTTTTTTATTTTTTTCTCGGATTCATAGGCCCGGATTTTATTGACATATTCATGTGTGCTTTTTTGCTGGATCGAGAGGTTTTGTTCTTTAGAGAGGATGTCCTTTTTCTTCTCTCGAAGGTCAGTCTCAACTATACCAATATGCGACTGGCTCTGTTGGTTAGTTTCTTGCTGTACTCGTTCTTGCTCTTCTAACTTTTCAAGATCTTGGCTGAAATCCGCTAATTTGAAATAGGCCAAGCTGATGCTAGCATTTTTATACTCGTCCTTCAATTTGAAGTATTTATCCGCCTTTTTAGCTTGATTTTCTAGACTTTTAAGATTTTTTCCGATTTCAAAAAGAAGATCATCCACCCGGCTTAGGTCGGCCTCGGTATCTTTGAGTTTAGACAAGGTTTGCTTTTTACGGACCTTATATTTCGATATTCCAGAGGCTTCTTCGAAAAGATCGCGACGTGAATTGTCCTTATTATTGATGATTTCATCTATCATCTTCAGTTCGATGATTGAATAGGTGTCGGCACCTAGGCCAGTGTCTAATAATAGGTCGGTTATATCTTTCAATCTACATTTGACATCATTAAGCCTATACTCACTATCGCCGTTTCGATATAGTTTACGAGTGATATTGACCATTGAGAATTCAGTAGGAAGGATGTTTTTTGTATTATTGAAAGTTAGTGATACTTCAGCTAGATTCGCAGGCTTACGGTTTTTAGTGCCATTGAATATGATGTTCTCCATCTTTTCAGAGCGAAGGGCTTTGGTGCTTTGCTCACCCAGCACCCAACGAATTGCATCTACTACATTAGATTTGCCACAGCCATTTGGCCCCACGATTGCCGTAACACCTTCATTAAAGTTGATCGTAATCTTATCACCAAAACTTTTGAACCCCTTTATTTCTAACTTCGTTAACTGCATATTTCTTGATTTACTTCTTCTAAAATTAACGTGCGAAAATACTAAATATGTTTATATTCAAGTCATACTAAATTATACAGTAGTAATAATTTAGTGAATAAATTAGTTGGGATCTAATCTATTTATGCTAGACACAAGGATACCGACTTTAGGGGCGGTATCCTTGTGAGTATAATAGGGATTATAGCTTGGCTAAACGTGCATACATCTCTGCTATTGCAAATTGATCTAGGAGCCATTTTTGGTCGGACGGCTTTGTATTGGAGGACCAATCTTTTCCAAAAAGACCATTTTTATCGCGCATGGATTTCCACGCATAATTTAGGTTTGCCTGAAAGGCGTTGATGAATTGCTTGTCATTGTCCTGATGGTACAATTCGATGTAACCCCTCAGCATAATGGCTATGAACCAATTGTCACTCTTTTTCAAGATAGGGTATGCTCCAGATTTACTTGTTCCAGTTGCTGGAGCAGAGAAGAAATAACCTAATGCGGATTTAGCTGATGCTTGTGCATTTTTTAGGAAATGTTCTTGTTTTGTTAATTTGTAAAGTAGCGCTCCTGCTTGTATCATCTGTCCCGTATTGTAAGGATACTTAGTTTTTTGCACCTCGCCCTTGAGATTTATATTGTCCCAATATAAATGATCGGCAGGATCTTCTAAATACTTTATCGTCCAATCATACAGGCTGATTGCTTCTTTTAGGTAGCTCTCCTCTTGGGTGGCTTCATATAGTTTTAGCAAGTATACGACAGCGGGGGCATTCGAACAGGTGTTTTTAGATTCCTTTCGCTGTTCGCACCAATAGATTCCACCGCCAAGCTTGTCGTCCATTCCACTTGCTACAAAGGTCCATATTTCTTTAGATTTTTCTAAATATGCAGGCTCTTTAGTATGTAGATACAAATCCGCAAAGTCGATACCTAGCCAGATGTTGTCGTCGTAGAATCGGTCGGATAATGGCGCACTATTAACATATGAGGCATAAGCCACTGGTTGGCGTTTATCGTAGTAGTTCTCCAAACCTGGTAATACCACTTTGTCGATATGGGCCTTAATGCGAGGGTCGTTGGATTTCTCAAGTAGAGCTGTGTAAGCAGAAAGGCTTCCCGAAAATGGCCAAAGATAGGAATAAGGGTTTGACTTCTTTTCGTTCTCTCCGCCTCCAAGATAACTTGCATTGTAGGCATTGTCAAAGGGATATGTTTCTCTATAAAGATGTTTCCCATCAGCAACTCCATAAAGTTTTTCAATTATAGAAAGACTTTTAGTTGCCTTTTCATAATTTGAATTATTGGTGCTTTTTTGAGCAAAAACACTTGTCGTGAGTACGACAGCTACACTTATTCCAATGATTTGCTTGATCATTTTAATTGTTTTTAGTTGTTTTTTCAAAATATACAAGGCCCTCAAATAACATCGCGGCACTTGATTGGCTGGTTAACTGTGTTTGTCCCAAAGGTTTTTGCGTCCATGATGGGCTGAACAATACTATTCCTACATCGTTCCCCTGTATCCAAGCAACTTTGGCATTGTTTCGGAGAAAATTTTCAAATTTTGAACGAAATGCTTCTTGAATTCCATCACGTTGTAAAAACTGAACGAAATATCGCACAAATATACCTTTGAACAAAGCTCCATCGCCGTCTCCTTCATTCCGTAGTACATTATTACTGGCATCTATACATTTGGTAACGGTGAAATTAGCGATTTTTTGAGCATCGTTCATATAAAGTGGATCTTTGGTGATATCATAGAGCTCTACTGCCGTTCCGAGAAAAGTACCTTGGTTATAGGTCAGTGCAGTTGTGTTTACGACATCGGTCTCTCCATTGATATTGTCATATACCGCACCTGTAGCCCTGTCAAAAAGTGTTTCTTTCTGCCAGTCGTAAATACGGAGAGCCCATTCTAGATACTGTTCATCTTTTGTCAGTTTGTATAGTCGTGCGGCCAGTATGCTAGCTGGACCATTGGAACAAGCATTTTTGGAGTAAAGCATATCTTTTCGCCAAGCAAGCCCTCCACCTGCGTATTCTGTATTCCAAGCGGGGAGTATATCATGCCATAAAAGTAGCACGGCATCCATGTATTTTTGCTCTTTTGTAATTTCATAAAGACGGAGCATAGTCAGCGCATTCCACTCCATATCATCGTAAAATACATTTTTATACGTGTTGCCATTTTTAATCTTGACACCATTAAACCATTTTTCAAAGTAAGCACTGTATTTGGGGTCATTGGTGCGGAGGTAGCCATCTATCACGACATCCATTGCATGTGCATTGGGCCAGTATTGGAATCCGTTATCGGAGCCATCGCTACCATAGTTAAAATAACCCTCATTGTTCCAAAACTGCTGGATAAGTTTGTCTGTTGTTTTCTGCGCCATTTCTTCCCAAGAGACATCGAGATTATCGTCGTACAGATACTCGTCATCAATCTTAGTGCAGCTCCCTAAGCTTATTAAGCTCAACAGGAACAGTCCTATATGCTGTAGTTTCATTGTGTTGCCTTCTAATTTACAGTGACTGTATGTGTGTATTCCTTGTCTCCTTGCAAGATGACGCTGATTGTTGTGGATTTTCCATCAATAGCATCCCCGAATTTCCACTTGTCATCCCATTGTGTGACCGATTTTAACAATTTGATGTAATAATATGATGGATCACTCGATGCGTTAGGGCGACTATCTGTTGGGTTTTTTGCGCCAAATTGTTCAGTAATGTTTTTTCCATTGACTACGGCTTCCGATTGAAGTTTGTATCTTTCGTCTTTTCCCCAACCTTCTTGTCTGAAATTAACAATACCAGTACCTGTCCATATTCCTTTACCTTGATATGGTAGGTTAAAGAGTATTTTATTTTCAGGAGAGAACCATAATCCAATGGATTTGATTTGCGCAAAGCTTATTGTAGCCACATTGAAATCGACCTGTATTCGATATACACCAGTTTGACTGACTTGCATACTGAGTTCCTCTACTGTTTCTTTCAGCTTCACCTGGTTGTCCGTGTAGAATCGGCGAGCATTTGCATCTTTGCGGTCTAAGAATATATAGTCCTTACCTGCTTCCAATTTTGTGTAAATTTCAAATTCACCGGTAGCTGTTTGTTTGAAAGCTAATGCCGAAGCAATATCTTTTCCGCCTTCGGATCCTTCTCCAGATACATACAACTCATTAGGGATGTCGGCAAAGCCCTCTAAGCTGGATATATTTAATTTGCGTACGATGGGTGAGAGTACACGGGTTATTCCACGAGAAGCAATAACTGTCCACTGCACGTCTCCGCTCTCTCCTGGGTTGACCCCGGCCAATGCCGCTACAGCATTAAGCACTTTATGGGTGACATAAGCATTTGTAGCGAAACCCTTATTGTTAGATGTCAATTTGTATAATGGTTTTGAAAAATCTCCACCTATAACATCAAATGCGATTTCATATTGAGGGGCACCACCATCTTCTGTCAATGCAGACTCCCATTCAAAGAAAAGCGAAGCGGAAGCTGAACTGACTAGTTTCACGGCTTTATTGTCCACAGGTTCGAATAAGTTGTTTACAGCCGAGATCTGTACATCTGTATAGTTCATGTTTTCGGTCTTGCAAGCGCCCAAAGAGGATATTAATGCAGCAAGCCAGATAAAAATTGATATTCTTTTCATGATTTCTTTGGTTATAGTTTAGTTAGCGTAACCCGGATTGTTGGGTAACAGATTTTTGTTTAGATCTACTTGTGCACTTGGCACAGCCCAGAGATAATCCCTGTTTTCATCAAATCGGCGATTGTCCAGACGGATATAATCACTATTGCCATTGGCAAATTTTGCACCATATACAGTGCCCTCCAGATAGGTCTTACCAGCTTTCCAGCGCATAATATCGAAATAACGAAGACCCTCTAAAGCAAGCTCACTACGACGCTCATTACGAATTAAGGTTGTCAAGTTGGAAGTACTCATCCCTGTAGGAAAGTCTAAGGCTGTAGCTGCTGTAAATCCAGCTCTTTCACGAATTGCACGTATTGTTTGATTCCATATATTAGCGTCTAGTTTGCCAAGTTGTTGTTGCGCTTCGGCATACATCAGTAAAATATCTGCATATCTAATCATGATGACATTGAGTCCTGAGCTAAAGTCTTGGGTACCCGTGTGGTCATAGTATTTCTTAACGTAATATCCAGTAGGAGATGCATTGCTGTTGGCGCCGGCATATTCATCCGACCTTTCTGTATCATTACTACCTGTTCCAGGTTTTATGTAAATTGTGCGAGTTTCTCCGCTGAGGTTAGTCCATTGTCCGCCGTGAAACACGATTGTTGCCCCCATACGTGGGTCGCGATTCACATACGGATTGTTTTCAGAATAGGTGGGGTCACTATTTATTGGTAATCCATTTATTGTTAGGTAGTTGTTTGCTAATTCCTGAACAGGAGCATAGGCATTTAGACGGGCACCAGCAGATAGTGGGGCAGCATCATAGAGTTTGTTCCACGTTTTTGCGTTTGATACATATCCATAATCTAATATGACTTCTTCATTATATTCATTGGCAGGCTGAAATATGTCTTCATAGTTTTTGAGCAAGGAGTAATTGCCATATATTTCCTGTTTTTGCATTAAGCTATCGCAATAGTCGGCTGTTTTCTGCCAGTTGCTTTCATATAGATAGGCCCTTGCTTGCAAAGCCAATACCGCCCCTTTTGTGATTCGACCTCTATCACTGTTGGCTAACTCATTGCGATTAGGTAGTCTGGAACTGATATTAGAGAGTTCTTCATGAATGAAGGTGAGGATGTTCGCTTTAGGTGTACGATTGATATTGCCGGCCTCTGATACAGTAATGTCTGAGGTAAAGAAAGGCACATCTCCAAAGAAGTTGACTAATCGAAAGTAAATAAATGCCCGTATAAATCGGATTTCTGCCGATCTTATTTCTTTCCAGTCTTCCGTAGCATCTGAAATACGATTCACATTAGCTAAAAAAACATGACAGGTTTTTAATCCGCGGTAAGCATCCGCCCATTCTGAGGCGAAAAGTGTGTTAGTCGGATTTGCTAGTCCATTTCGAATAAGCCTTTGATTGGTTGGAGATCGACCTTCAAAAATATTGTCACTCAGAGCTTCGTCATTCCACATCTTATCGGCCGAATACATCTGATTGTAGGCCATATTGACCAATTGGTCTGCATTGGCAGTAGACTCCCAAAAGGTAGCATCTGTAAATTCGCTTGTCAAGACAGGGTCCATACTATTGCATGAGGAGGTCATAGCCGCTAAAAAGCTAGACAAGCCTATCATTTTTAATATTCTATTCATTGTCGTATATTTAAAACTGAATATCTAAACCTAATCCATAATATTTTAATGTCGGGTAGTTGCGTGCACTATTGGCTGCACCACTCATGTTCTCATTGAATTCCGAAGATTCAGGATCAATCCAAGAATTGAGGGTCAAAGTCAGCAAGTTTTGGGCATTGACAAATATCCGAGCCCTCTGGAGCTTTACTTTACTTGTCCAAGACTGGGGCAATGAATAACCGATTTGCAGATTTTTCAAGCGTGCATAGCGACCATTGAACAGAAAAATGTCAGACTCTGTTTGGTAATTATTGGTTGTAGATGTTGATCCCGAGGCAGTCAATCGTGGCCAAGTGGCACTAGTGTTTGTTGGGGTCCAATAGTCTAATTGGTGCTGGTAGATGGCATAGGAATAGTTTTCGTGAAAAGGTTCGACCAATTCACCGCGTACCATCATATCTCTACTGCCCACACCCTGCCACAGCATACTGAAATCAAAGTTTTTATACCGAAGATCATAGGTAAAGCCAAAGGTATAACGTGGAAAAGCATTTCCGAGGACAAATCGATCTTTTGAGTCTATGATGCCGTCGCTATTGCGATCCACATATCGGACATCTCCAGGTTGAAGATCAGATGCTGCGACACCTACTGGTAGGGCGGCAGTTTCGATTTCTTGAATATTCTGGAAATAGTTTTGGACCTTGAAGCCATAGTAGGAATTGAAAGGTAAGCCTTCTCTTATAACTTTTCGGATTCTATCAGATTCTGAAAACTGTTCTTTTCCCTCGAAATAGGTTACCTTATTATAAGAATCTCCTACATTTGCCGATACACTGTGCTGGAATTCACCAGTGTTTCCTCGATAGTTGAGGACGAGTTCCCATCCTTGGTTGGTCATTTTTCCAATGTTGGTTTTAGCGGGGTCAACGCCTGCTGTAGATGGTATAGTTGGTGTGATGAGGATATCTGTCGTGTTTTTATGAAAATAATCGAAACTAGCGGTCAAGCTGTTCTTAAAGAAAGAAGCATCAGCTCCTATATTAAAATTATACGTCTTTTCCCAACGTAAGTCTTCATTACCAAAGGTAAATCCGGCACCATTTGCAATTTTATTATCAAATCCATAACTACCGGATATAGGTATATATCTTGTTAGGTACTGATAGGCGGGGATATTTTGATTCCCTAATATCCCGTAGGATGATCGTAGTTTCAATTCCCCAATTTCTTCTTTATACGATTGCATAAAGCCTTCTTCCGAGAGTCGCCAGCCAAGTGACAGCGACGGGAAAAAGCCCCAACGACTCGGTTTAGCGAACTTTGAAGACCCGTCATAACGGAAGGAAGCTTCCATAAAATAACGTTGAGCATAAGCGTAGTTTAATCGCCCAATTATAGAAGTGATGTTGGTTTCTTCAGTCCTTTGAGGTGTTACTGCACTTGTTAGGTCGATTTCCGTGCCCGTTGTAGGTGTACCCAATATAGGATCAGTAAATTTCAATTTAATTTCATTCTGACGCCGCGTATTGGATTCATTTGTTGCTCCGAAGAGTCCTTTAAATTCGTGGTCGCCAAATGTACGGTTGTAGTCCAATAACAATTGGTAATTGAGCAAGGAAACTTTTTCATTAAAATCTTCAGTATTGCGAGTGGAATTGACGTAAACCAACGGTCTTTCTGCGTCAACGCTTGAGTATAGTGGCACTTGAATTCTGCGAATGAAACGATGATCAGCGTTGATGTCTGCGCCGAAAACTCCACGTAATTTCAGACCCTCCATCAGCTTCACATCCAATGCGATATTGGCATTGAAGTAATCATTGTCATTCTTTTGGTATCCTCCTTCTCGTAATTCGGCCAGTGGATTCTGATCTGTGAGTGCATTGTTGATAAGATAACGTCCATTGTCAGCTTGCATGCGATAGTAATAATAGGACGGGATTCGGGATGAATTGATGATGGCATTGCTAGCAGTTGTACTTAATCCGTTGTTTCGCGAATATGCTAGGATGCTACTGAGCTTAAATATTCCAAATTCTGTAGAAAGATTGGAACGGAGATTGAACCGTTCAATGCCGTAGTCTTTGTTGCCAACAAAATTGCTGCGTTGATTCAGGTACCCTCCCGAGAAAAGATAAGTCGAATGCTCACCACCTCCGGATATAGATACATTATGGTTTTGCTGTAATGCGGCCTGCATAATTCGGTCATAGTTCCATTCTTCTTCTTCCCGGTGGCTATATAAATCTAGGATTTGGTCTGGTGTAAATTCTGGATCGGCTCCAATGTTGGTCAAGGCCAGGTTTTTTAAAGTAGCATTTTGATAGCCCGCTACAGGTGAAAATAAGATTTTGGGATCTTGTATACCCGCCATTGCTGACAGATTGATGCGTGGAGCTCGATTTTTGACGCCCGATTTAGTAGTTACGAGTAGTACACCATTGGCGGATCTGGAGCCATATATAGCAGCGGTACCAGCATCTTTCAATACCGATACGCTTTCAATATCCGCTGGGTTTAGCTTATTGAGAGCTCCGGACTCGGAAACCAAACCGTCGATGACTACCAACGGGCTATTGTTGTTCATTGTTGAAATACCTCTGATATTGATATTCAACGTATTGCTGTTGGGATCCATACTACGTTGCTGGATGTTTAGGCTTGGCGAAGCTCCTTGTAGGGCCTGCGTGACATTGGCCACTGGCCTGTTTTCTATAGCCTTGGCATTGATTTGGTCGACTGCCCCGACTACCGATCGGCGTGTTGTGGTACCGTAGCCGACAACGATGACTTCGTCAAGTGAGTGCGCATTTGGAGACAACTCAATACGGATCTCCAGGTCGTCGACCCGTACTTCAGAGCTCTGGTAGCCCAGATAGGTGATACGTAGTTTATCACCTATCTTAGCCGGTATTGAAAAAGCTCCTTGGTCATCGGTGACGGCAGAGGCGGTTGATCCAATAAGGAGCACTGTCGCTCCCTGAATAGCATTGCCGCTTTCATCGACTACTTTCCCGCGAACGGCTTGCTGTGCTGCCGTCCATTTCAGGAAAGAAAGCTCGGTTGTTGCCAAAAGAGGATGGTGCCCCAATAGCAATATACCTGCAACAAATAATAATTTCGACTTCTTAAACATAATGAATAATGGTTTATATTCTGGTTACTTAAGCTTGTTAGCTAAACCGCATTAGCTGTATAGCTAAAGCGGTTTAACAAATGTATATATATAATTTAAAAAACCAATTATTCTGTCAAAAAATAATTTTGTGATTTAATATCGATAGGAGAAAAGGAAGAAAATACCATAGAAAGATTAGCTTAAAGCAGGTGAGGACGGCTAATGACAAAAAAAAGGACACAATTTTTTTGTGTCCCTTTTTTTTGTATTCCATAACACTGTTATGTAACATCTTTATTTATTCCTTCCAGTGTTTTTCCCTTTGTTTCTGGTAAGAAAATGATAAAGACGAACGACAGAACTACCATTGCTCCATAAAAGAGAAAAATGTAAAAGCCCCCATTTTTTCCACCCTCTACAATGACCGGAAATATCCAAGAGATGACAGCTGCAAATACCCAGTGAGTCGTGCTGCCCAATGAAGATCCCTTGGCACGGACTTCGTTTGGGAATATTTCTGCTAAGAATACCCAGATAACAGCACCCTGTGATAAGGCAAATGCACCTATGAAACCTATGATGTAAAATAGTAAATAGGAAGAATGCCCTTCTTTAAGGCCGAAAGCAGTCAAGATTAAAAAGATGAACATTCCAATGGCTCCTACTAAAAGAAGTTTTTTTCGTCCAAACTTATCGATGATACTCATCCCCAACAAAGTGAAAACAACATTGGTCCCACCAATAAATATCGGTTGTAAATACGTAAGTTGTTCATCAAAGCCCGCTATTTCAAAAATTCGAGGCGCATAGTAAAGGATTGCGTTGATACCCGTCATTTGATTAAAAAATGCGAGGAGCACTGCAAAAGCTATTGGTTTACTGTATTTTCGTTGCCATAGTGAAATTTTCTTTTTGTGCGTATACATTTCAGTTTTACTGACCAAATGTTCCTGACCCAATTTGTCGAAGACAATGTTTGCTTGAACAATATCCCTATGTAATGCTAGCCAACGTGGACTTTCTGGTATTTTTTTTAATAGTAAGTAAAATACGCATGAGGGAATAGCCATGATGCCAAGCATATATCGCCATGCATTTTCTCCTGTATTTACAAAAAGAAAATTGGTCAGATAAGCCACGAATATTCCACTAACAATCATAATTTGAAA encodes:
- a CDS encoding sugar porter family MFS transporter; the encoded protein is MKNVWKYSLIASIGGFLFGFETAVISGAEQIIQKLWQLDAFWHGLTVSISLIGTIFGAIVAGRLSERYGRRPVLSTIALLYLVSAIGCGISPFWSMFLLFRFLGGVAVGISSVVGPVYISEISPAKDRGKLTGLFQIMIVSGIFVAYLTNFLFVNTGENAWRYMLGIMAIPSCVFYLLLKKIPESPRWLALHRDIVQANIVFDKLGQEHLVSKTEMYTHKKKISLWQRKYSKPIAFAVLLAFFNQMTGINAILYYAPRIFEIAGFDEQLTYLQPIFIGGTNVVFTLLGMSIIDKFGRKKLLLVGAIGMFIFLILTAFGLKEGHSSYLLFYIIGFIGAFALSQGAVIWVFLAEIFPNEVRAKGSSLGSTTHWVFAAVISWIFPVIVEGGKNGGFYIFLFYGAMVVLSFVFIIFLPETKGKTLEGINKDVT